The Candidatus Poribacteria bacterium DNA window CATATCGGTGACGCATGTGGCGTTGGGGACGACAAGGCTGATGGCCACCTGTGCCGTGATAGGACAGGCGGCGGGCACCGCGGCTTATCTGTGTAAGAGATATGATACCACCCCTAGGGGAATCTACGAGGGTCACATCCATGAGCTTCAGCAGCTACTCCTCAAAGATGATTGCTACATCATCGAGATGCGAAATGAAGATCCGGATGATTTGGCCCGAGGGGCGAAGGTGCGAGCATCAAGCCATATGGGACCGAAATACAGCCCGGAGAACGTCATAAACGGTATATCAAGACCTGTGGGGGATGAGATGAACATGTGGGCTTCCGATCCAACGATGGGCGTGCCCCAGGAGATAGAGCTCGAATTCGAAAATCCCGCTCCCGTGAACGCCATCTATCTGACCTTCGACACGAACCTCGATAAGCTTGTGGAGTCAGGGCCCGCGCCCGAATGCGTCAGGGATTACGAACTCTCATTTTTCGACGGTGAAAGGTGGAGACACCTCGTGAAGGTGAGCGGCAACTACCACAGACGTAGGATACACAGATTTGAGACCGTGAGGATCTCCAAACTACGGCTGAGGATTACGAAGACCAACAGCGATAGATCAGCCAGGGTATATGAGATCAGGTGTTATAATGAACGCTCTTATTTCCCTTGAGTGTAGCGGTTATCCATGAGGAGGAACGAGGAGAAGGGAAATCCGTTGCACGTTCAACGTTTAACGTTGTAACGTTTTCCACCCCCGGTTCCTCGTTCCTTTTCATCCTGAGAAATAAGCACTTCTGACCCTCTCAGATCTCTGCTACACTTAGCGATAATATGAGCGATAATGAATAGGCGGCATCTCTTCTTGGATCACCAGCACCATCTGTGAGGACCACGAGGGCCGAATCCTCCTCTGGCTCCTCGACCCGCCTTTAATCTGCCCCACGGGCCGAATCCCATTCCAGGTCTGGCGCCCCATCTTCTCATAGATAATCCGGTGCCGATCTGTCTGATCTGATCCGGAGTGAGCAGCTTCCTTATCTCCAGCCTGTGTTTAAGAGAGATCTCGTAGAGCTGATCTCTCAGATCCTTAACCTCCGCGAACTTGGCAAGTATCTCTTCTTCGCTTGCCTCGGGATCGGTCCAGAGATCTCGCAGTTCGATCAATTTGGCCTGAAGTTTGCCGCGGATCTCGGCCGTCTCGGAGAGGAACTTAGACCTGAGCTCCTCGATCTTCTGCCTCTGTTCATCGGTAAGCGTAGACCAGAATCCCATGCCGGGGCCGTACCCATAATGATAGCCTCCTCCCATCATCATCGGCCCTGCCCCAAATCCGGACCCCCATCCTCTAAATCCCCAGGGTCCGGCATATGCTATAATCCCCGCGGCGATCAGAGTTGCCGCTATCGCCGTTATCGCCAAAACCTTTCCTTTCATCTCACCAACCTCCATC harbors:
- a CDS encoding Spy/CpxP family protein refolding chaperone, translating into MKGKVLAITAIAATLIAAGIIAYAGPWGFRGWGSGFGAGPMMMGGGYHYGYGPGMGFWSTLTDEQRQKIEELRSKFLSETAEIRGKLQAKLIELRDLWTDPEASEEEILAKFAEVKDLRDQLYEISLKHRLEIRKLLTPDQIRQIGTGLSMRRWGARPGMGFGPWGRLKAGRGARGGFGPRGPHRWCW